In one window of Paraburkholderia phymatum STM815 DNA:
- a CDS encoding MFS transporter, producing MNWTREQRNVTIAAYLGWTLDAFDFFLMVFVLKDIASEFGTDIKAVSFAIMLTLMMRPVGALIFGFLADKFGRRPTLMINIACFSLLELLSGLSPNLTTLLILRALFGIAMGGEWGVGGALTMETVPPKARGFVSGLLQAGYPSGYLLAGLVFGQLYQYIGWRGMFFVGVLPALLVLYIRAHVPESPAFKTLEKRTRPGLVATLRQNWVLSVYAIILMTAFNFFSHGSQDMYPTFLRVQHNFDAHTVQWITITLNVGAIVGGLFFGALSEKVGRRRAICISALIALPVLPLWAFSSTPVLLAVGAFLMQISVQGAWGVIPVHLNEISPDEIRATFPGLVYQLGNLIASVNGPLQAGIAEAHGNDYATVMAVVIGIVAIVIAIFIMFSRERRGIDMTQSAEQVTATVH from the coding sequence ATGAACTGGACTCGGGAACAAAGAAACGTCACGATCGCCGCCTATTTGGGCTGGACACTCGACGCATTCGATTTCTTTCTGATGGTTTTCGTTCTGAAAGATATCGCGAGCGAATTCGGCACCGATATCAAAGCCGTTTCTTTCGCCATCATGCTGACCCTGATGATGCGGCCCGTCGGCGCCCTCATCTTCGGCTTCCTCGCCGACAAGTTCGGCCGCCGCCCGACGCTGATGATCAACATCGCATGTTTTTCGCTGCTGGAACTGCTGTCTGGCCTCTCGCCGAATCTCACCACGCTGCTGATACTGCGCGCGTTGTTCGGCATCGCAATGGGCGGCGAATGGGGCGTCGGGGGCGCGCTGACGATGGAAACCGTACCGCCCAAGGCGCGCGGCTTCGTGTCGGGCCTGTTGCAGGCGGGCTATCCGAGCGGCTATCTGCTCGCCGGCCTCGTATTCGGCCAGCTGTATCAGTACATCGGCTGGCGCGGCATGTTCTTCGTCGGCGTGCTGCCCGCGCTGCTGGTGCTCTATATCCGCGCCCACGTGCCGGAATCGCCTGCGTTCAAGACGCTCGAAAAGCGCACGCGCCCCGGCCTCGTCGCCACGCTCAGGCAGAACTGGGTGCTCTCCGTCTACGCGATCATCCTGATGACGGCGTTCAATTTCTTCTCGCATGGCTCGCAGGACATGTATCCGACCTTCCTGCGCGTCCAGCACAACTTCGACGCGCACACGGTGCAATGGATCACGATCACACTGAACGTCGGCGCGATCGTCGGCGGGCTGTTTTTCGGCGCGCTCTCCGAGAAGGTCGGACGCCGGCGCGCGATCTGCATTTCCGCGCTGATCGCGCTGCCCGTCTTGCCGCTATGGGCGTTCTCGTCGACGCCCGTACTGCTCGCCGTCGGCGCGTTCCTCATGCAGATTTCGGTGCAAGGCGCCTGGGGCGTGATACCCGTGCATCTGAACGAGATCTCGCCCGATGAAATCCGCGCCACTTTCCCGGGCCTCGTGTACCAACTGGGCAATCTGATCGCGTCAGTGAACGGCCCCCTGCAGGCGGGCATCGCCGAAGCGCACGGCAACGACTATGCGACGGTGATGGCCGTCGTGATCGGCATCGTCGCCATCGTGATTGCGATCTTCATCATGTTCAGCCGCGAACGACGCGGCATCGACATGACGCAATCCGCCGAACAGGTCACAGCGACAGTCCACTGA
- a CDS encoding TetR/AcrR family transcriptional regulator codes for MTTRTTGHQTGDTKSRILDAAETLFIECGFDAMSLRQITSKAEVNLAAVNYHFGSKASLMHAMLSRRLDLLNEQRLKLLDRFDTLLGPRLTCEHVLGAMFIPALRVSRDTRIGGKAFLRLLGRAYTDPSPFIRDFLGAHYASVAERFFDAFQRALPHLPREELGWRLHFAIGALSGALSGMLAGADIDSLITGFSQGKSMNDLQLIARLASLIVSALKAPLPDASQLVVFASVLGDAGSEDIACDAVREAQADQQADAAPHAACRPFAGPTHADRQADISVPGTRFAAQG; via the coding sequence ATGACGACACGCACGACGGGCCACCAAACCGGCGACACGAAATCGCGCATCCTCGATGCGGCCGAGACGCTCTTCATCGAATGCGGTTTTGACGCGATGTCGCTTCGGCAGATCACGTCGAAGGCCGAAGTGAATCTGGCCGCCGTCAACTATCACTTCGGCAGCAAGGCGTCGCTGATGCACGCGATGCTGTCGCGCCGCCTCGATCTGCTGAATGAGCAGCGCCTGAAGCTGCTCGACCGCTTCGACACGCTGCTCGGGCCGCGACTGACCTGCGAGCACGTGCTCGGCGCGATGTTCATTCCGGCGCTGCGCGTGTCGCGCGATACGCGGATCGGCGGCAAGGCGTTTCTGCGGCTGCTCGGGCGCGCGTACACGGATCCTTCGCCCTTCATTCGCGACTTCCTGGGCGCGCACTATGCGTCCGTCGCCGAGCGGTTTTTCGATGCGTTCCAACGCGCATTGCCGCATCTGCCGCGGGAGGAACTCGGCTGGCGGCTGCACTTCGCGATCGGCGCGCTGTCGGGCGCGCTTTCGGGCATGCTGGCGGGCGCGGACATCGACAGCCTCATCACCGGGTTCTCGCAGGGCAAGTCGATGAACGATCTGCAACTGATCGCGCGGCTTGCATCGCTGATCGTGTCCGCGCTGAAAGCGCCCCTGCCGGACGCGAGCCAGCTGGTCGTGTTCGCGTCGGTGCTCGGCGACGCGGGCAGCGAGGACATCGCGTGCGACGCCGTGCGCGAGGCGCAGGCGGATCAGCAGGCAGACGCAGCCCCGCACGCCGCCTGCAGACCGTTCGCCGGCCCCACGCACGCGGACCGGCAAGCCGACATCTCCGTACCCGGCACGCGCTTCGCGGCGCAGGGCTGA
- a CDS encoding acyl-CoA dehydrogenase, protein MTWFIVALLVVAGALVYAQARAAWWLAFLAAWVAAASLTHAAGVAAAILLAVVLVLPALVLTLTPLRRALLGRPMLNLFRKILPDMSPTERDAIEAGTVWWDAALFSGRPHWDTLLGYGPPKLTAEEQAFLDNECEALCDLANDWDTTAIWQDLSPQAWQFVKDKGFLGMIIPKQYGGKAFSAYAHSQVIMKLATRCSAAAVSVMVPNSLGPAELLLHYGTEAQKNHYLPRLARGDEIPCFALTSPYAGSDAASIPDIGIVCKGTFDGRETLGFRVTWNKRYITLGPIATVLGLAFRALDPDRLLGAEDEPGITCALIPTRHPGVNIGRRHWPLNAVFQNGPNSGNDVFIPLDWVIGGREQVGNGWRMLMECLAAGRAISLPSSNVGMSKIAVRGVGAYAAVRRQFRTAIGKFEGVQEALGRMGGNLYVMDAARRLSAQAVDLGEKPSVISAISKYHITERNREVIDDGMDVVAGKGICMGPSNFIARAYQQVPISITVEGANILTRCLIIFGQGAIRCHPYVLKEMAATREPDRAKALREFDEVFFAHMSFTLSNAAHSFVHGVSGGLLIARPRHAHAPLARYYRAATRLSTAFALLADVSMLVLGGDLKRRERISGRLGDVLSQLYLISATLKRFEDEGRHESDLPLVQWGVEDALYRAQTALDGVLRNYPNRFAAGLVRLLAFPFGLPHRVPSDALGSAIAQLMQTPGDTRERLLADSYVPRVDVDPIGYGELAFELSPRVAQIEHRLREAVKAGRIGPMPQSLADLAKWNEAAQQRGLIDDDERKVLDAYARYGAEVVKVDDFPADFGLLADLQRRKEALDKAMVLVA, encoded by the coding sequence ATGACGTGGTTCATCGTTGCGCTGCTCGTCGTTGCCGGGGCGCTTGTCTATGCGCAGGCGCGCGCAGCGTGGTGGCTCGCGTTCCTCGCCGCGTGGGTCGCAGCCGCCTCGCTGACGCACGCGGCCGGCGTGGCGGCAGCTATCCTGCTGGCCGTTGTGCTTGTCCTTCCCGCGCTCGTGCTGACGCTCACGCCGCTGCGCCGCGCGTTGCTGGGTCGGCCGATGCTCAATCTGTTCCGCAAGATCCTGCCCGACATGTCGCCGACCGAGCGCGACGCGATCGAAGCGGGTACCGTCTGGTGGGATGCCGCGCTGTTTTCCGGACGTCCACACTGGGACACGCTGCTCGGCTACGGCCCGCCGAAGCTGACGGCCGAAGAACAGGCGTTTCTCGACAACGAATGCGAGGCACTCTGCGATCTCGCCAACGACTGGGACACGACGGCCATCTGGCAGGATCTGTCGCCGCAAGCGTGGCAGTTCGTCAAGGACAAGGGCTTTCTCGGGATGATCATTCCGAAGCAGTACGGCGGCAAGGCGTTCTCCGCGTATGCGCATTCGCAGGTCATCATGAAGCTCGCGACGCGCTGCTCCGCGGCCGCCGTGTCGGTGATGGTGCCGAACTCGCTCGGCCCGGCAGAACTGCTGCTGCACTACGGCACCGAGGCGCAGAAGAACCACTATCTGCCGCGTCTCGCGCGCGGCGACGAGATTCCCTGCTTCGCGCTCACGAGTCCGTATGCGGGTTCCGACGCGGCGTCGATTCCCGATATCGGCATCGTCTGCAAAGGCACCTTCGACGGGCGGGAAACGCTCGGCTTCCGCGTCACCTGGAACAAGCGCTACATCACGCTTGGCCCGATCGCGACGGTGCTCGGCCTCGCGTTTCGCGCGCTCGACCCCGACCGTCTGCTCGGCGCTGAAGACGAGCCCGGCATCACCTGCGCGCTGATTCCGACCCGCCATCCCGGGGTGAACATCGGCCGCCGTCACTGGCCGCTGAACGCCGTGTTCCAGAACGGACCGAACTCCGGCAACGACGTGTTCATCCCGCTCGACTGGGTGATCGGCGGCCGCGAGCAGGTCGGCAACGGCTGGCGCATGCTGATGGAATGCCTCGCGGCGGGCCGCGCGATCTCGTTGCCGTCGTCGAACGTGGGCATGTCGAAAATTGCCGTGCGCGGCGTCGGCGCGTATGCGGCCGTGCGGCGGCAGTTCCGCACAGCGATTGGCAAGTTCGAAGGCGTGCAGGAAGCGCTCGGGCGCATGGGCGGCAACCTCTACGTGATGGACGCCGCGCGCCGCCTGTCCGCCCAGGCCGTCGATCTCGGCGAGAAACCGTCGGTGATTTCGGCGATCTCCAAGTACCACATCACCGAGCGCAACCGCGAAGTCATCGACGACGGCATGGACGTCGTCGCGGGCAAGGGCATCTGCATGGGACCGTCGAACTTTATCGCCCGCGCGTATCAGCAGGTGCCCATTTCGATCACCGTCGAAGGCGCGAACATTCTCACGCGCTGCCTGATCATCTTCGGCCAGGGCGCGATCCGCTGTCATCCGTATGTACTAAAGGAAATGGCCGCGACGCGCGAGCCCGACCGCGCAAAGGCGTTGCGCGAGTTCGACGAGGTGTTCTTCGCCCATATGAGCTTCACGCTGTCGAACGCGGCGCACAGCTTCGTGCACGGCGTGTCCGGGGGCCTGCTGATTGCGCGGCCACGGCACGCGCACGCGCCGCTCGCGCGCTACTACCGCGCGGCGACGCGGCTCTCGACAGCATTTGCGCTGCTCGCCGACGTGTCGATGCTCGTGCTCGGCGGCGACCTGAAGCGGCGCGAGCGCATCTCGGGAAGGCTGGGCGACGTGCTGTCGCAGCTTTATCTGATCTCCGCGACGCTCAAGCGTTTCGAAGACGAGGGCCGTCACGAAAGCGACCTGCCGCTCGTGCAATGGGGCGTCGAAGACGCGCTGTATCGCGCGCAGACCGCCCTTGACGGCGTGCTGCGCAACTACCCTAACCGCTTCGCCGCAGGGCTCGTGCGCCTGCTGGCGTTCCCGTTCGGCTTGCCGCATCGCGTGCCGTCCGACGCGCTCGGCAGCGCGATCGCGCAACTGATGCAGACGCCGGGCGACACGCGCGAGCGCCTGCTTGCGGATTCGTACGTGCCGCGCGTCGACGTCGATCCCATCGGCTACGGCGAACTGGCCTTCGAATTGTCGCCGCGCGTCGCACAGATCGAGCATCGCCTGCGCGAAGCCGTGAAGGCCGGCCGGATCGGGCCGATGCCGCAAAGCCTCGCCGATCTGGCCAAATGGAACGAAGCGGCGCAACAGCGCGGACTGATCGACGACGACGAGCGCAAGGTGCTCGATGCGTACGCGCGCTATGGCGCCGAGGTCGTGAAGGTCGACGATTTCCCCGCCGATTTCGGGCTGCTCGCCGACCTGCAGCGGCGCAAGGAAGCGCTCGACAAGGCGATGGTACTGGTTGCATGA
- a CDS encoding 3-oxoacyl-ACP reductase, translating to MNDSYLNFVNSPLGARLARSLGLPKPEVLRRYRADAPEFDGIVAVGAGPSPQLLDAFADVVAHTGMTSVAHSGAGLWVPLANRHGLMTGRFEPAERTGGSQARVRALVFDASGIDASAQLDSLYRFFHDALRSLDACGRIVVLGRPPESRATPLAWTAQRALEGVTRSLGKEARRGIAANLIYVAQGAEAGIEATLRFFLSPRSAYVSGQVVRIGTAPFTPAPDFDWTRPLAGQRAVVTGAARGIGAAIANVLAAHGAHVIGIDIPSAGDALDTTMRQIGGTALAFDIGAPDTPAQIAAALDELGVDVFVHNAGITKDKTIAKMSEAAWRDVIDINLSAQERIDDALLEAGTLRNGGRIVSVSSISGIAGNVGQTHYAASKAGVIGRVQSMAPFLAQRHITINAVAPGFIETQMTAKMPLALREAGRRMNSMSQGGQPADVAQTVAWLAHPGSAGVTGQLVRVCGQSLIGA from the coding sequence ATGAACGATTCCTACCTGAACTTCGTCAATTCGCCGCTGGGCGCGCGGCTCGCGCGCTCGCTCGGTTTGCCGAAGCCCGAGGTGCTGCGCCGCTACCGTGCCGACGCGCCCGAATTCGACGGCATCGTCGCCGTCGGCGCAGGTCCCTCGCCTCAGTTGCTGGACGCCTTCGCCGACGTCGTCGCGCATACCGGCATGACGAGCGTCGCCCATTCGGGCGCAGGCCTTTGGGTGCCGCTCGCCAACCGGCACGGACTGATGACGGGCCGCTTCGAGCCCGCGGAGCGCACGGGCGGATCGCAGGCGCGCGTGCGGGCGCTCGTGTTCGACGCAAGCGGCATCGACGCCAGCGCGCAGCTCGATTCGCTCTATCGCTTCTTTCACGACGCGCTGCGCTCGCTCGACGCGTGTGGCCGGATCGTCGTGCTCGGCCGTCCGCCCGAGTCGCGTGCGACGCCGCTTGCATGGACGGCGCAGCGCGCGCTCGAAGGCGTGACGCGCTCGCTCGGCAAGGAAGCGCGGCGCGGCATCGCGGCCAATCTGATCTACGTGGCGCAAGGCGCGGAAGCGGGCATCGAAGCGACGCTGCGCTTCTTCCTTTCGCCGCGCTCGGCCTACGTGTCGGGCCAGGTCGTGCGGATCGGCACCGCCCCCTTCACACCCGCGCCGGACTTTGACTGGACCCGACCGCTCGCGGGCCAGCGCGCCGTCGTGACGGGCGCGGCGCGCGGCATCGGGGCGGCCATTGCGAACGTGCTCGCGGCGCATGGGGCGCACGTGATCGGCATCGACATTCCGTCGGCCGGCGATGCGCTCGACACGACGATGCGCCAGATCGGCGGCACCGCGCTCGCGTTCGACATCGGCGCACCCGACACGCCCGCGCAAATCGCGGCCGCGCTCGACGAACTCGGTGTCGACGTGTTCGTGCACAACGCAGGCATCACGAAGGACAAGACCATCGCGAAGATGAGCGAGGCGGCATGGCGCGATGTGATCGACATCAATCTGTCCGCGCAGGAGCGCATCGACGACGCGCTGCTTGAAGCGGGCACGCTGCGCAACGGCGGGCGCATCGTGTCGGTGTCGTCGATCAGCGGCATCGCGGGCAATGTCGGCCAGACCCACTACGCGGCGTCGAAAGCGGGCGTGATCGGGCGCGTGCAAAGCATGGCGCCGTTTCTCGCGCAACGACACATCACGATCAACGCCGTCGCGCCCGGTTTCATCGAAACGCAGATGACGGCGAAGATGCCGCTGGCGCTGCGCGAAGCCGGCCGCCGGATGAATTCGATGAGCCAGGGCGGCCAGCCCGCCGACGTCGCGCAGACGGTCGCATGGCTTGCGCATCCAGGCTCGGCGGGCGTGACGGGCCAGCTCGTGCGCGTGTGCGGACAAAGCCTGATAGGAGCGTGA
- a CDS encoding MaoC family dehydratase, which produces MAFYDSSSMFGAPRQKTVVLPELPKPARLYARALSGVIKGFQRNRPTGLPALRLVRPAVALDSAAIERYARVCGFFPEQGIPFTFPHLLAFPLHLLLLTDPAFPWPAPGIVHLANSVHMRRPLSFDDTLRVEVEFGARLRHDKGQAFVLQTRVYRRGEAVWDGDSVYLKRGVAADGDPLAPLDMAGDTLTRAARWQLPSQLGRDYAKVSGDYNPMHLTMLSAKAFGFPRAIAHGMWTLARTAAALQPPRRLADATLAGEFKLPMLLPGEASLWTASPSPACREFEVRDPTGGKPHLRGRFQWNLQ; this is translated from the coding sequence ATGGCGTTCTACGACTCCAGCTCGATGTTCGGCGCGCCGCGTCAGAAAACCGTCGTGCTGCCCGAACTGCCCAAGCCCGCCAGGCTCTACGCACGGGCGCTGTCGGGCGTCATCAAGGGTTTCCAGCGCAACCGGCCGACGGGTCTGCCCGCGCTTCGGCTCGTGCGCCCCGCTGTGGCGCTCGATTCCGCAGCGATCGAACGCTATGCGCGCGTGTGCGGCTTCTTCCCCGAGCAGGGCATACCGTTCACGTTTCCGCACCTGCTCGCGTTTCCGCTGCATCTGCTGTTGCTGACCGACCCGGCGTTTCCGTGGCCCGCGCCCGGCATCGTGCATCTGGCAAACAGCGTGCACATGCGCCGCCCGCTTTCGTTCGACGACACGCTGCGCGTCGAGGTCGAATTCGGCGCGCGGCTGCGCCATGACAAAGGCCAGGCGTTCGTGCTGCAGACGCGCGTGTACCGACGCGGCGAGGCCGTGTGGGACGGCGACAGCGTGTATCTGAAGCGCGGCGTCGCGGCAGACGGCGATCCCCTTGCGCCACTGGACATGGCTGGCGACACGCTGACGCGCGCGGCGCGCTGGCAACTGCCATCGCAGCTGGGCCGCGACTACGCGAAGGTATCGGGCGACTACAACCCGATGCATCTGACGATGCTCTCCGCGAAAGCGTTCGGCTTTCCGCGTGCGATCGCGCACGGCATGTGGACGCTCGCGCGCACGGCGGCCGCGTTGCAGCCGCCCAGGCGGCTCGCCGACGCGACGCTCGCGGGCGAATTCAAGCTGCCTATGCTGCTGCCGGGTGAAGCGTCGCTGTGGACGGCATCGCCCTCGCCCGCCTGCCGCGAATTCGAAGTGCGCGACCCGACGGGCGGCAAGCCGCATCTGCGCGGCCGCTTCCAGTGGAATCTGCAATGA
- a CDS encoding acetyl-CoA C-acetyltransferase produces MPDASQSPAQSAALPAGRRVAILGGNRIPFARSNTAYATASNQDMLTFTLQGLIDRYNLHGERLGEVVAGAVIKHSRDYNLTREALLSTTLAKETPAYDVQQACGTGLEAAILVANKIALGQIDAGIAGGVDTTSDAPIGVNEKLRKILLEANRGKSAGQRAGALAKLRPGMFFRPLLPRNSEPRTGLSMGEHCELMAKRWAISREAQDVLAYDSHRKLTQAYARGFLNDLMTPYRGLSRDNTLRSDLTLDRLASLKPVFDRDAGTMTAGNSTPLTDGASAVLLASEAWAAARNLPVLAWLTWHETAAVDFFEKKEGLLMAPAYAVPRMLTRAGLTLQDFDFYEIHEAFAAQVLCTLAAWQDDEYCRTHLGLERALGSIDHTKINVNGGSLATGHPFAATGGRIVGGLAKQLAQLDKPAGTARGLISICAAGGQGVVAILER; encoded by the coding sequence ATGCCTGATGCATCACAGTCACCTGCACAGTCGGCCGCGCTGCCTGCCGGCCGCCGCGTCGCGATCCTGGGCGGCAACCGCATCCCGTTCGCGCGCTCGAACACCGCGTACGCGACGGCGTCGAACCAGGACATGCTGACTTTCACGCTGCAAGGGCTGATCGACCGCTACAACCTGCACGGCGAGCGCCTCGGCGAAGTCGTGGCGGGCGCCGTCATCAAGCATTCGCGCGACTACAACCTGACGCGCGAAGCGCTGCTGTCGACCACGCTCGCGAAGGAAACGCCCGCGTACGACGTACAGCAGGCCTGCGGCACGGGCCTTGAAGCGGCCATTCTGGTGGCGAACAAGATCGCGCTCGGACAGATCGACGCGGGCATCGCGGGCGGCGTCGATACGACGTCGGATGCGCCCATCGGCGTCAACGAAAAGCTGCGCAAGATCCTGCTCGAAGCGAACCGCGGCAAGTCGGCGGGGCAGCGCGCCGGTGCGCTCGCGAAGCTGCGGCCCGGGATGTTCTTCAGGCCGCTCTTGCCGCGCAACAGCGAGCCGCGCACGGGTCTGTCGATGGGCGAGCATTGCGAACTGATGGCCAAGCGCTGGGCGATTTCGCGCGAGGCTCAGGACGTGCTGGCCTACGACAGCCACCGCAAGCTGACGCAAGCGTATGCGCGCGGCTTCCTCAACGACCTGATGACGCCCTATCGCGGCCTGTCCCGCGACAACACGCTGCGCAGCGACCTCACACTCGACAGGCTCGCGTCGCTGAAACCGGTGTTCGACCGCGACGCGGGCACGATGACGGCAGGCAACTCCACGCCCCTGACGGACGGCGCATCGGCCGTGCTGCTCGCAAGCGAGGCGTGGGCGGCCGCGCGCAATCTGCCTGTGCTCGCCTGGCTCACGTGGCACGAGACGGCCGCCGTCGATTTCTTCGAGAAGAAAGAGGGTCTGCTGATGGCGCCCGCGTACGCCGTGCCGCGTATGCTTACGCGCGCGGGGCTGACGCTGCAGGATTTCGATTTCTACGAAATCCACGAGGCGTTCGCGGCGCAGGTGCTGTGCACGCTCGCCGCGTGGCAAGACGACGAGTACTGCCGCACGCACCTGGGACTGGAACGCGCGCTCGGCAGCATCGACCACACGAAAATCAACGTGAACGGCGGATCGCTCGCGACGGGCCATCCGTTTGCCGCGACGGGCGGACGTATCGTCGGGGGACTCGCGAAACAGCTCGCGCAACTCGACAAGCCGGCGGGCACCGCGCGCGGACTGATCTCGATCTGCGCGGCGGGCGGCCAGGGTGTGGTCGCCATACTGGAACGGTAG